Proteins encoded together in one Neobacillus sp. FSL H8-0543 window:
- a CDS encoding CtsR family transcriptional regulator, whose product MRNISDIIEKYLKQVLEMSEQEHVEIKRSEVADKFQCVPSQINYVINTRFTIERGYIVESKRGGGGYIRIMKVQSHDLAHLIEQLLSLIQTRMSQSSAEDVILRLIQEEIITKREAKIMLSVIDRSVLYIDLPFRDELRARMLKAMLTTLKYK is encoded by the coding sequence ATGAGAAACATCTCCGATATAATCGAAAAGTACTTAAAACAAGTCTTAGAAATGAGTGAACAGGAACATGTTGAGATAAAGCGAAGTGAAGTTGCTGATAAATTTCAATGTGTACCCTCGCAAATCAATTATGTCATTAATACCCGCTTTACAATTGAAAGAGGATATATCGTTGAAAGTAAGCGCGGGGGCGGTGGTTACATTCGAATTATGAAGGTACAATCACATGACCTAGCACATTTAATTGAACAATTGCTGTCACTTATACAAACTCGGATGAGCCAATCTAGTGCCGAAGATGTCATACTTAGACTTATTCAAGAGGAGATTATCACAAAACGTGAAGCAAAAATTATGTTAAGTGTCATTGATCGGTCTGTTTTATATATCGATCTTCCATTCCGGGATGAATTAAGAGCAAGAATGTTAAAGGCTATGCTAACAACATTAAAATATAAATAA
- the lysS gene encoding lysine--tRNA ligase, with product MSQEDLNDQFMVRREKMNTMRENGLDPFGKRFDRTNNIKELIEQYGELEKEDLEAKNVSVALAGRMMTKRGKGKAGFANIQDLTGQIQVYVRQDAIGEESYKVFDSSDLGDIIGVEGTLFKTKVGELSVKVQNYVFLTKALRPLPDKFHGLKDVEQRYRQRYLDLIVSQESKETFITRSKIIQSMRRYLDDHGYLEVETPMMHAIAGGASARPFTTHHNALDMPLFMRIAIELHLKRLIVGGLEKVYEIGRVFRNEGVSTRHNPEFTMIELYEAYADYRDIMSLTENLVAHIAQEVLGTTTIQYGEYEVDLKPEWKRLHMVDAIKEYTGVDFWREMSVEEARELAKEHGVEIKDSMLYGHIVNEFFEQKIEDKLIQPTFIYGHPVEISPLAKKNDEDPRFTDRFELFIVAREHANAFTELNDPIDQRERFEEQLKEREQGNDEAHMMDDDFVEALEYGMPPTGGLGIGIDRIVMLLTNSPSIRDVLLFPLMRHR from the coding sequence ATGAGTCAGGAAGATTTAAACGACCAGTTTATGGTCAGACGTGAAAAAATGAATACGATGCGTGAAAACGGATTAGATCCGTTCGGAAAACGATTTGACCGTACGAACAATATTAAAGAATTAATCGAGCAGTACGGAGAATTAGAAAAAGAAGACCTAGAAGCAAAAAACGTTTCTGTTGCACTTGCTGGCAGAATGATGACGAAACGCGGAAAAGGGAAAGCTGGATTCGCTAATATTCAAGATCTTACTGGACAAATCCAAGTTTATGTTCGTCAGGACGCAATTGGTGAGGAATCCTATAAGGTTTTTGATTCCTCTGATTTAGGTGACATCATTGGTGTTGAGGGAACTCTCTTTAAAACAAAGGTAGGAGAACTGTCTGTAAAGGTACAAAACTATGTATTCCTTACAAAGGCACTTCGTCCGTTACCTGATAAATTCCACGGGCTTAAAGATGTAGAGCAGCGCTATCGTCAACGTTACCTGGATTTAATTGTCAGTCAAGAAAGCAAGGAAACATTTATTACTCGTTCGAAGATTATTCAATCAATGCGTCGCTATTTAGATGATCACGGGTATTTAGAAGTAGAAACGCCGATGATGCATGCGATTGCAGGTGGGGCTTCTGCAAGACCGTTTACTACGCATCATAATGCGCTTGATATGCCGTTATTTATGCGTATTGCCATTGAACTTCACTTAAAAAGGCTTATTGTTGGCGGCCTGGAAAAGGTTTATGAAATTGGCAGGGTATTCAGGAATGAGGGAGTCTCTACACGTCACAATCCCGAATTTACGATGATTGAGTTGTATGAGGCATATGCGGACTATCGTGACATTATGAGTCTGACAGAAAACTTGGTTGCCCATATTGCTCAGGAGGTATTGGGAACAACTACTATCCAATACGGTGAGTATGAGGTAGACCTTAAACCAGAATGGAAAAGACTTCATATGGTTGATGCGATTAAAGAATACACAGGCGTGGACTTCTGGAGGGAAATGAGCGTTGAAGAAGCTCGTGAATTGGCAAAGGAACATGGTGTTGAAATCAAAGATAGTATGCTTTATGGGCATATTGTTAATGAGTTTTTTGAGCAAAAAATCGAGGATAAACTAATTCAACCGACATTTATTTATGGTCACCCAGTTGAAATCTCACCTTTAGCAAAGAAAAATGATGAGGATCCAAGATTTACTGACCGCTTTGAATTGTTTATCGTTGCCCGTGAGCATGCGAATGCATTTACAGAATTAAATGATCCAATTGATCAAAGAGAACGTTTTGAAGAGCAATTAAAAGAACGTGAACAAGGAAATGATGAAGCACATATGATGGACGATGACTTTGTTGAAGCATTGGAATATGGAATGCCGCCAACAGGCGGATTGGGAATTGGAATTGACCGCATTGTTATGCTGTTAACAAACTCACCATCCATTCGTGATGTTCTCTTATTCCCGTTAATGCGTCATCGTTAA
- a CDS encoding UvrB/UvrC motif-containing protein has product MICQECNQRPAALHFTKIINGEKTEVNLCEKCAQEKGDMFMFTGGGSGFTFNNLLAGLLNIDPTIQKPNQDAFHKEEVLQCTRCSMTFAQFVKIGRFGCAHCYETFKVQLPPVLRRLHSGNWSHSGKIPKRIGGGIHLRKQIENLKGELKGLISQEEFEKAAEIRDEIRNLERDLTGSQEGGE; this is encoded by the coding sequence ATGATTTGCCAAGAGTGTAATCAAAGACCTGCAGCACTCCATTTTACGAAGATTATAAATGGTGAAAAGACTGAAGTGAATCTTTGTGAAAAATGCGCCCAGGAAAAGGGTGATATGTTTATGTTTACTGGAGGTGGATCTGGCTTTACTTTTAATAATCTTCTTGCTGGTTTACTTAATATTGATCCTACGATACAAAAACCAAATCAAGATGCATTTCATAAAGAGGAAGTTCTCCAATGCACTCGCTGTTCGATGACCTTTGCACAATTTGTGAAAATAGGACGATTTGGTTGTGCCCATTGCTACGAAACGTTCAAAGTCCAATTACCACCAGTTTTAAGAAGACTTCACAGTGGAAATTGGTCCCATAGTGGTAAAATACCAAAAAGAATCGGCGGGGGAATCCATCTGCGCAAACAAATTGAAAACCTGAAGGGTGAGCTGAAAGGCTTAATCTCACAGGAAGAGTTTGAAAAGGCAGCCGAAATCCGAGATGAAATACGTAATCTTGAAAGGGATTTAACCGGTAGCCAAGAGGGAGGGGAATAA
- the clpC gene encoding ATP-dependent protease ATP-binding subunit ClpC: MMFGRFTERAQKVLALAQEEAIRLSHNNIGTEHILLGLVREGEGIAAKALYGLGLGSDKIQKEVETLIGKGQETSQTIHYTPRAKKVIELSMDEARKLGHSYVGTEHILLGLIREGEGVAARVLNNLGVSLNKARQQVLQLLGSNESGGHQGGGAVSANTPTLDSLARDLTAIAREGTLDPVIGRSKEIQRVIEVLSRRTKNNPVLIGEPGVGKTAIAEGLAQQIVNNEVPEILRDKRVMTLDMGTVVAGTKYRGEFEDRLKKVMDEIRQAGNIILFIDELHTLIGAGGAEGAIDASNILKPSLARGELQCIGATTLDEYRKYIEKDAALERRFQPIRVDEPTAEESVRILEGLRDRYEAHHRVSITDAAIEAAVKLSDRYISDRFLPDKAIDLIDEAGSKVRLRSYTTPPNLKELEVKLEEVRKEKDSAVQSQEFEKAASLRDTEQRLREQLEETKKVWKEKQGKENSEVTVEDIASVVASWTGIPVSKLAEAETAKLLNLEELLHSRVIGQEEAVVAVSKAVRRARAGLKDPKRPIGSFVFLGPTGVGKTELARALAEAMFGDEDAMIRIDMSEYMEKHSTSRLVGSPPGYVGYEEGGQLTEKVRRKPYSVILLDEIEKAHPDVFNILLQVLEDGRLTDSKGRTVDFRNTVLIMTSNVGAEALKRNKYVGFNIQDGAQDYKDMKGKVMEELKKAFRPEFLNRIDEIIVFHALERKHLEEIVTLLSDQLVKRLKEQHISLELTDAAKGKISVEGYDPEYGARPLRRAIQKHIEDRLSEELLKGTLLTGQHVIIDVENGDFIVTTNKKASLTK; the protein is encoded by the coding sequence ATGATGTTCGGCCGTTTTACTGAAAGAGCTCAAAAGGTATTGGCATTAGCACAAGAGGAAGCAATTAGACTGAGTCATAATAATATTGGAACAGAACATATTTTATTGGGTTTAGTTCGCGAGGGTGAAGGAATTGCTGCAAAGGCACTATATGGTCTTGGGTTAGGATCAGATAAAATCCAAAAGGAAGTGGAAACTTTAATTGGAAAAGGCCAGGAAACTTCTCAAACCATTCACTATACACCAAGAGCGAAAAAGGTAATTGAATTATCAATGGACGAGGCACGTAAATTAGGACACTCTTATGTTGGTACAGAGCATATCCTTCTTGGTTTAATTCGTGAAGGGGAAGGGGTAGCTGCAAGAGTGCTAAATAACTTGGGTGTCAGCTTAAATAAAGCGCGCCAGCAAGTTCTGCAGCTTTTAGGCAGCAATGAATCTGGCGGTCATCAAGGTGGCGGTGCTGTGAGTGCTAACACTCCAACACTTGATAGCCTTGCCAGGGACCTAACAGCCATTGCTAGGGAAGGTACTCTAGATCCTGTAATTGGCAGAAGCAAGGAAATTCAACGGGTGATAGAGGTATTGAGCCGTCGAACAAAGAATAACCCTGTATTAATTGGTGAACCTGGTGTGGGTAAAACAGCAATTGCCGAAGGTTTAGCCCAGCAAATTGTTAACAATGAGGTTCCTGAAATTCTTCGTGATAAGCGGGTTATGACTTTAGATATGGGAACAGTGGTAGCGGGGACAAAATACCGTGGTGAGTTTGAAGATCGTTTGAAAAAGGTTATGGATGAAATTCGCCAAGCAGGTAATATTATTCTGTTTATCGATGAACTGCACACCTTAATTGGTGCTGGTGGAGCAGAAGGGGCAATTGATGCATCCAATATTTTAAAACCATCACTTGCCAGAGGGGAACTCCAGTGTATTGGGGCAACAACCCTCGATGAATATCGAAAATATATTGAAAAAGATGCAGCTTTAGAACGTCGTTTCCAGCCTATTCGTGTGGATGAGCCGACTGCTGAAGAATCGGTTCGTATTTTAGAAGGTCTGCGAGACCGTTATGAAGCGCATCACCGTGTTTCCATAACAGATGCTGCAATTGAAGCAGCCGTTAAGCTGTCAGACCGGTATATTTCTGATCGTTTTCTTCCAGATAAGGCTATTGACTTAATCGATGAAGCAGGCTCAAAGGTCCGCCTTCGTTCTTATACTACACCTCCTAACCTAAAAGAATTAGAAGTAAAGCTTGAGGAAGTCCGCAAAGAGAAGGATTCCGCTGTTCAAAGCCAGGAGTTTGAAAAGGCTGCCTCCTTAAGGGATACAGAACAGCGTCTGCGCGAACAGCTTGAGGAGACGAAGAAAGTCTGGAAGGAAAAACAAGGGAAAGAAAATAGTGAAGTCACTGTTGAAGATATTGCGAGTGTAGTTGCAAGTTGGACTGGAATTCCTGTGTCCAAGCTTGCTGAAGCTGAAACTGCGAAATTATTAAATTTAGAAGAGCTGTTACATTCACGTGTTATTGGTCAGGAAGAAGCTGTAGTAGCTGTTTCAAAGGCTGTACGCCGAGCAAGAGCGGGGTTAAAGGACCCTAAACGTCCGATTGGTTCATTTGTCTTCCTTGGACCAACAGGTGTTGGTAAAACGGAATTGGCTCGGGCTCTTGCAGAAGCAATGTTCGGTGATGAAGATGCAATGATTCGCATTGATATGTCTGAATATATGGAGAAGCATTCTACTTCCCGTCTTGTTGGATCTCCCCCTGGATATGTAGGATATGAAGAGGGCGGTCAGTTAACGGAGAAAGTAAGAAGAAAACCCTATTCCGTTATCCTGCTTGATGAAATTGAAAAGGCGCATCCAGATGTATTTAATATCTTATTGCAGGTACTTGAAGATGGACGCTTAACCGATTCGAAGGGCAGAACGGTTGATTTCCGTAATACCGTATTGATTATGACTTCCAATGTTGGTGCAGAAGCGCTAAAACGCAACAAGTATGTTGGATTTAATATTCAAGATGGGGCGCAAGATTACAAGGACATGAAGGGGAAGGTTATGGAAGAATTGAAGAAGGCCTTCCGTCCTGAATTCTTGAACCGAATCGATGAAATCATTGTATTCCATGCCCTTGAGAGAAAGCATCTCGAAGAAATCGTTACTCTTTTGTCTGACCAGTTGGTAAAACGATTAAAGGAGCAACATATTTCTTTAGAATTAACAGATGCAGCGAAGGGGAAAATATCTGTTGAAGGTTACGACCCAGAGTATGGTGCACGTCCACTGAGGAGAGCGATTCAAAAGCATATTGAAGACCGGCTTTCAGAGGAACTGCTAAAAGGTACCTTATTAACGGGTCAACATGTTATAATTGACGTAGAAAATGGTGATTTTATTGTCACTACGAATAAAAAGGCGAGTCTAACTAAATAG
- a CDS encoding protein arginine kinase has protein sequence MSLERFINQAVSSWMSEEGPDSDIVLSSRIRLARNFEDFKFPTIYSHEEAKTIISKMEEVLRKSGFTRYGEMELLKIDELQPLQKRVLVEKHLISPHLAEDSPYGAVLLTENEEVSIMINEEDHIRIQCLFPGLQLSESLEAANEIDDWLESHIQFGFDEKHGYLTSCPTNVGTGLRASVMMHLPGLILSQQINRIIPAINQLGLVVRGTYGEGSEALGNIFQISNQITLGKSEEDICRDLKGVVSQLISQERSAREALRKTSNIQLEDRVFRSFGVLSNSRIIETKEAARCLSDVRLGIDMGYIKNLPKNILNELMILTQPGFLQQYAGGHLRPNERDIRRAALIRERLQMEQDKR, from the coding sequence GTGTCGCTTGAACGCTTTATTAATCAAGCAGTCAGTTCATGGATGAGCGAGGAGGGACCAGATTCAGATATTGTTCTTAGCTCCCGAATACGATTAGCCCGAAACTTTGAGGATTTTAAATTTCCTACAATTTATTCACATGAAGAAGCTAAAACTATCATTTCGAAAATGGAAGAAGTTCTACGTAAATCGGGCTTTACACGTTATGGAGAAATGGAATTACTGAAGATTGATGAATTACAGCCACTCCAAAAAAGGGTACTTGTGGAAAAGCATCTAATAAGTCCCCATCTAGCAGAGGACTCGCCATACGGGGCAGTTCTATTAACCGAAAATGAAGAAGTTAGTATTATGATAAATGAAGAAGATCATATTCGCATACAATGCTTATTTCCTGGCTTGCAATTATCTGAGAGCTTGGAGGCTGCGAATGAGATAGATGATTGGCTTGAAAGTCATATTCAATTTGGATTTGATGAAAAGCATGGCTATTTAACAAGCTGCCCTACGAATGTTGGAACAGGGCTACGTGCATCAGTCATGATGCATTTACCAGGGCTAATATTATCGCAGCAGATTAATCGAATAATCCCAGCAATTAATCAGTTAGGGCTGGTAGTAAGAGGCACCTATGGTGAGGGGAGTGAAGCGCTGGGCAATATTTTTCAAATCTCCAATCAAATTACCCTTGGAAAATCTGAGGAGGATATATGCCGTGATCTTAAGGGTGTTGTCAGTCAGTTAATTTCACAAGAAAGGTCTGCACGAGAGGCATTACGCAAGACTTCAAACATACAATTAGAAGACAGAGTTTTTCGTTCCTTTGGTGTGTTATCGAATAGCCGAATAATTGAAACAAAGGAAGCAGCAAGATGTCTTTCTGATGTTAGACTTGGAATCGATATGGGTTATATTAAAAATTTGCCTAAAAATATATTAAATGAGTTAATGATATTAACACAGCCTGGTTTTCTACAACAGTATGCTGGAGGTCATTTAAGACCTAATGAAAGAGATATTAGACGAGCAGCACTAATTAGAGAACGACTGCAAATGGAGCAAGATAAAAGGTGA